GTGGTACGGGGGGGTGGTAGCCAGCCCGGTAGCCGCCTTCCGGCTACCACCCCTGTACCACCCGTACCACGGCTACCACCATGCAACTTGCTCTCACCGAGCCGGTATCCCCGGCGCTCGACTCCATGCCGCACGCCCAGGGGCTGGTCTATGGCAGCGTGTGCAGCGGAATCGAGGCGGCGACGGCGGCCTGGGAACCGTTGGGTTGGCGGGCGGCGTTCTTCGCCGAGATCGAGCCGTTTCCTTCCACCGTACTGGCGCACTGCTATCCCACCATCCCGAATCTCGGCGATATGACAGCCATCGACGGTTCGGTATGGCGGGGCAAGATCGACGTGCTGGTGGGTGGCACGCCCTGTCAGGCGTTCTCGGTGGCGGGCCTGCGCAAGTCGCTGGACGACGCCCGTGGCAACCTTGCCCTCAAATTCGTGGAACTCGCCGATGCCATCGATCCAGCTTGGATTATTTGGGAAAACGTCCCCGGAGTCCTGTCCACCCGCGACAACGCCTTCGGATGCCTTCTGGGCGGACTGGCCGGAGAAGATGGTCCGGTTGTCCCGCCAGGGGGCAAATGGTCGGACGCTGGTGTTGTCGTTGGACCCGCGCGCACAGTCGCGTGGCGGGTGCTCGACGCCCAATATTTCGGCCTGGCCCAACGACGCCGTCGTGTGTTCGTTGTCGCAGGTGCTGGAGACCGGGCAGATCCCGTCCAAGTACTTCTTGAGCGCCAAGGCCTGCGCCGGGATTCTCCGCCGAGCAGAGAAGCGGGGCAAGGCGCTGCCGGTTCGGCTGCATGCCGCGCTTATGGCGGCAACAATACCTCCGGCCCCATCGACGTCGCCACCGCTCTGAATGCCTGTGCGTCTGCCAGTGGCCGGATGGATTTCGAGAGCGAGACCTTCGTCGCCACAACCTTGCGGGCCCGCGATCTGTCCCGTGGCGTCGATAGCGACTGCACCGACACGCTGATCGCCCACACCTTGCGGGCCAAGGCAAACCTCGCCCATCGGCCCGACATCGACACCCTGGTTACCCATTCCCTGCGCGGCGAGGGCTTCGACGCCTCGGAAGACGGCACCGGACGCGGCACCCCGTTGGTGCCGGTGGCCATTCCCATTCAGGAGGCCGGTGCCCGCACCGGCATCAGCACCACCGACGTGCGGGCCGGAATCGGTGTCGGCAGTGATGGCGATCCGATGTTCACTTTGCAGGCGGGCAAGCAGCACGCCGTGGCGTTCAATCTGCGCGGCCGCGACGGTGGGGCGCAGGCCGAGATCGATGCCGACAACCTCGCCAGCCTGCGGGCGGCCAGCGGCGGCTCCAGCCGCAGCTATGTCGCCTTCGCCCAGAATCAGCGTGACGAGGTCCGCTCCCTGACCGTGGCTGGTGCCTTGGCGGCGGAGCCGGGAACCAAACAGCAGACTTACGTGGCGTTTGATTGCAAGGCCGGCACCGGGTTCCAGACGATCAATGCCGAT
The sequence above is drawn from the Magnetospirillum sp. 15-1 genome and encodes:
- a CDS encoding DNA cytosine methyltransferase codes for the protein MQLALTEPVSPALDSMPHAQGLVYGSVCSGIEAATAAWEPLGWRAAFFAEIEPFPSTVLAHCYPTIPNLGDMTAIDGSVWRGKIDVLVGGTPCQAFSVAGLRKSLDDARGNLALKFVELADAIDPAWIIWENVPGVLSTRDNAFGCLLGGLAGEDGPVVPPGGKWSDAGVVVGPARTVAWRVLDAQYFGLAQRRRRVFVVAGAGDRADPVQVLLERQGLRRDSPPSREAGQGAAGSAACRAYGGNNTSGPIDVATALNACASASGRMDFESETFVATTLRARDLSRGVDSDCTDTLIAHTLRAKANLAHRPDIDTLVTHSLRGEGFDASEDGTGRGTPLVPVAIPIQEAGARTGISTTDVRAGIGVGSDGDPMFTLQAGKQHAVAFNLRGRDGGAQAEIDADNLASLRAASGGSSRSYVAFAQNQRDEVRSLTVAGALAAEPGTKQQTYVAFDCKAGTGFQTINADGVTPTLRAMSAQGRENGGGQLAIQHDMAVRRLTPRECERLQGFPDDYTQILWRKKAAEDCPDGPRYRALGNSMAVPVMRWIGRRIQAAGQRS